The Polyangium aurulentum genomic interval GACGTGCTCCGCGAGCAGCTCGCGCGCGTCGCCGGCAAGGCGGAGATGGGATTGCGCGTCTCCTGGAACGTCCCCGATCTCTTCGCTTTCTTCGTCGCCATGCACCCCGAGCTGCGCGAGGTGCGCGATCAATTGCGGCTCCGCCGGGAGGTCGCGCGCGGCGATCTCATCGAGGTCGGCCAGCTCTTCGATCGCATCCTCGAGACCGAGCGCGACGCGCATTTCGCCCGCGTCTCGGAGGCGCTCTCCGCCCACGGCATCGCCGTGAAGCGCGAGCCGCCGCGCAGCGAGCGCGAGGTGATGAACCTCGCGTGCCTCGTGCCGCGCGAACAGGAGCGCGAATTCGAGCGCATCGTCGCTGCCGCGGCCGAGCCCTTCGACGACAACTTCACCTTCACGCACGACGGCCCCTTCGCCCCGTACCATTTCGCCGAGCTGACGCTCTCGGTCTGAGAGGAGACGATGCTTTCAGGCGTGCTCTGGGTCTGCCGCAAAATCGCGGAGACCGTCGATCGCGAACGCGAGGACGAGGAAAAACGAATCGTGGCGCGGCTCCGGGAGCTGTACGCCGAGCTCGAGACCGGCGCAATCGACGAGCGCGCCTTCGACGCCGCGGAGGCGGAGCTTCTCGCCCGGCTCGACGAGCTTCGAGGCACCTCGGACGACGACGAGGACGACGACGAGGACGTCGAGCCAGGCGATGACGAGGCAGAAAGGTGGGCGGTGGACGATGATCGATGAGGTTTCGAACGACGCACCCCTGGACGAGGAAGCTCGCATGTCGCTTTGCGAGCTGCTCGACCGCGTGCTGCACAAGGGCGTCGCGCTGCGCGGCGAGATCGTCCTTTCGGTGGCCGACGTGGACCTCGTCTATCTTGGCTTGAAGCTCGTGCTCTGCTCGACCGACACGGCCGAGCGCGCTGGGCTCTTGCACGGTCGCGCGGCGGAGGCGAGACGATGAAGGAGGAGATCTCGACGGCGCTCTCCGGGGGCGGCCCGCTCCGCCCCGCGCGGCGGCTCGCGCTCGACCCGGATCAAATGAAGAATGGGCTCGGACAGCTCGTGCTCACGCTGGTGAAGCTCCTGCACGAGCTGATGGAGAAGCAGGCCCTGCGGCGCATGGAGAGCGGCGCGCTCGACGACGATGAAATCGAGCGCCTCGGCGCCGCGCTCATGCGCCAATCCGAGGAGATCGAGCGGCTGCGCGTCGAGTTCGGCCTGGAAGAAGAGGAGCTCAACATCGACCTCGGCCCTCTCGGCCGATTGCTGTGAGGAGAGCGTATGGGTCCCCAGCGGAACATCACCCAGAGCACCCGAAGCGCCACGCTCGCCGACATCCTCGAGCGCGTGCTCGACAAGGGCGTGGTGATCGCAGGCGATATCCGGATCAAGATCGTGGACATCGAGCTGCTCACCATCCAGATAAGGCTGGTCGTGTGCTCGGTCGAGAGGGCCGTCGAGATGGGAATGGACTGGTGGACGCTCGATCCGAACCTGTCGAAGCTCGCGAGGCGCGAGCCGAAGGAGCTTCCAGAGCCGAGCGCAGCGCCGGATCTCGCGCGACGGGTGGAGCAGCTCGAGGCGCTGGTCGAGGGGATGCGGGCGCCGGTCGCGGGCTGAGCGGCCGCGCGCGGCTTTCACCGGCCTCAGGGCGAGGGTTTTACGATCCGGAACAGCCGGGCGTCCTTGGCGGTGGTCCAGTAGATCGCCGTATCGTCAATCGCGAGGTCGCCGGCCGTGCCCCAATCCCCCTCCGCGACGACATCGCGCGTCCCCATGCCGCTCTTGTCCACCCGGTAAATGGTCCCGCACGAAGGAGGGCACATGCACTGCTTGGTCACACAGCTATCTTTGCCCGCCCCGGTCCAGTAGACGTATTTGTCGTCGACCGCGACCCTGCCCGAAAAGATTTCCTCCTCCGCGGGCGCAAGCTGCGTGATCTGCCCCTGCATCGCTTTGGGACCCTTCCAGATCGCACCGTCCCGATCGAGGACGTAGACCGAGGTCGCGTCGAGCGCGAGGCTGCTCGGGGCGTGGATGCTGGGGATGATCGGATCCATGACCCCTGCCTTCTTCACGCCGCCCGTCGCGGCCGTGGAATCGGATCCCTCATACGTCCAGTAGACTCCCGATTCGTCCGCGGCAACGAAGAAGGGGACCGGCTGCCCGGACTCGATCTCGCTCGCGCTGCCCGCCGGACCGGCCGTGGCGACCGTGCGGATCGGCGCGCCCGCAGCATAATGCGCCCAGTAGAGACTCCCGTTGTAGACCGTGAGCCCGATGGGGTTGTACTCCGACGTGGATAGATTCAAGGGGGAGCTATTGCCGTGCTCGAGGGACGCGACGTCCCCGGTGGCGCCGAATTGCGTGTAATATACCCCCGCGTCGTCCACCGCGATGAAGTCGGCGCCCCAGGACGCATCGAGCAAGGGTTCGGCCGGGAGACTCCCGTCGGTCGTCTTCGGCACCCTCGCGATGGCCCCATTACGGACCCAGTACACGTGATCGCCGTGCACGGCGATGTGGCCGTAGTTATCGGTGCCCTTCACGCCCGTGTGGATCGCGAGCGGGCCCGAGCCCCCTGCCCCGCCCGAGCCCCCCGCCCCGCCGGCGCTCGACGCGCTACCCGAGCCCCCCATGCCGCCGGAGCCCGCCGTGCCGCCGGAGGCCCCCGCGCCCGCCGCGCCCCCTCCACCGCCTATCCCGTCATAATCGAAATCGGTGATCAGCGCGCACCCACCCGAAAACCACGACGCCCCGCAGAGAGCCGCGAGCGCGAGCCGAGCCAGTCGTTTGTCCGAACGCATTTCGTTCCCTCCGCCGCTCAGAAGGTGCCCGAGAGCGAGAGCCCGCCCCCGCCCGGGAGCACCGCCGCGCTCACCGCCGCCGTCTTCTTCTCGCTTCCGCCCGTGATCACCAGGATCGTCCCCACGCCGACGCCGGCGAGCCCGACGCCCAGCATGACGCCATTGACGATCCCGAGGGTCTGCCCGGCGCGCGCCGCCTCGAGCCCCTCCGCGTCTCTGCACTGCCCGGTGCCCTTGATGCAATGCTCGTCGACCACCGCCTGCTTGCCGAGCATCATTCCGCCCGTCACGCCGAACGCCGCGAGCGCCGCGAGGCCCACCCCTCCGATCACGAAGCCCGCCGTCCGCCGCCCTCCCCCGCCGCCCTCCGAGGCGCCTGCGTCGGCCGCGCGCTTCGGCCCGAGCGCCGCCTCGAACGAGCGCCGATCGCCCTCCTCCAGCGTGACGTTCGTCCGGCGCTCCTCGTACCCCTCGGCGGACACGATCACCTCGTACGTCCCCGGATCGAGCGCCGCGGGCGTACCCACGCGCGCGCGCGGGGCGTCCTTCACCTCCACGCGGATCCCGGGCGGCGTGTCGGCCGCGAGCGTGAGCGTGAGCGTCGGCGCGCGCTTTTCGAGATCGGCGATGTGCTGCTCTGCAATGGTGATGCGGTCGTCGTTCTTGCGCTCGGCGAGGCGCTTCGCGCCCTCCTTCCACAGCCCGAGCGCCGTGCCGATCTTGCCCCGCCTCTCCTCGCACTCGGCCAGGTTGAGCAGCGGTCCGATCGCGCCGGAGGCGTCGAAGCTCGTGCGGAACTTGCGGCACGCGGTCTCGTAATCGCCCTTCTCGAGCGCCGCACGCCCCTCGGCGAAGAGCACCTCGGCTTGCGCGCCCTCGGCGCAGACGCGCGCGGGCGCGCCGAGCAAGATGAACGAGCACGCTGCGACAATGGACAGGTTTCGCACGAGGGCTGCGCCTCCGTCGTCAGTTGAAACGCTCGAGCTTATCAACGGGCGTGGATTTCTTTTTCGTGGCAGTGGACGCGGTCGTGGCCTTCGTGCGCGCCGAGCCCGCCGTCGTCGCCACGGGCGCCGGGCGAGCGGCCGTCGGGCCTTGATCGGCCGCGCTCTGCGTTGGGGGAGGCGCAGGGGCGGGCTCTTGCGGCTGGACGCTCGGCACCGCCGCAATGGTGGAACCCTGCAGGGCAGGCGTCGCCGCGCTCGGTGAGGCAGTGTCCAATGCAGCCGGGGTCTCCGGCGTTCGGCCGAGCGTGAACAGGAGCGCCGCCACGCCGCCGAGCAACACGAGGGCGCCGATGGCGAGCGGGGCCGCGGATCGCATCGAGCGAGGAGCGACGGGCGCCGAGGCATTGAACAGCGTC includes:
- a CDS encoding PEGA domain-containing protein, with translation MRNLSIVAACSFILLGAPARVCAEGAQAEVLFAEGRAALEKGDYETACRKFRTSFDASGAIGPLLNLAECEERRGKIGTALGLWKEGAKRLAERKNDDRITIAEQHIADLEKRAPTLTLTLAADTPPGIRVEVKDAPRARVGTPAALDPGTYEVIVSAEGYEERRTNVTLEEGDRRSFEAALGPKRAADAGASEGGGGGRRTAGFVIGGVGLAALAAFGVTGGMMLGKQAVVDEHCIKGTGQCRDAEGLEAARAGQTLGIVNGVMLGVGLAGVGVGTILVITGGSEKKTAAVSAAVLPGGGGLSLSGTF
- a CDS encoding gas vesicle protein produces the protein MGPQRNITQSTRSATLADILERVLDKGVVIAGDIRIKIVDIELLTIQIRLVVCSVERAVEMGMDWWTLDPNLSKLARREPKELPEPSAAPDLARRVEQLEALVEGMRAPVAG
- a CDS encoding GvpL/GvpF family gas vesicle protein, which translates into the protein MKTGMYLYAVLACGHDSSSVGPIGIDGGEISCVALDDVAAAVSPVPRARLRPERKHVAAHHAVLARLMRKSTVLPAAFGLVAPSEEAIRYFLASRRDVLREQLARVAGKAEMGLRVSWNVPDLFAFFVAMHPELREVRDQLRLRREVARGDLIEVGQLFDRILETERDAHFARVSEALSAHGIAVKREPPRSEREVMNLACLVPREQEREFERIVAAAAEPFDDNFTFTHDGPFAPYHFAELTLSV
- a CDS encoding gas vesicle protein K → MKEEISTALSGGGPLRPARRLALDPDQMKNGLGQLVLTLVKLLHELMEKQALRRMESGALDDDEIERLGAALMRQSEEIERLRVEFGLEEEELNIDLGPLGRLL
- a CDS encoding gas vesicle protein GvpG, with protein sequence MLSGVLWVCRKIAETVDREREDEEKRIVARLRELYAELETGAIDERAFDAAEAELLARLDELRGTSDDDEDDDEDVEPGDDEAERWAVDDDR
- a CDS encoding gas vesicle protein, giving the protein MSLCELLDRVLHKGVALRGEIVLSVADVDLVYLGLKLVLCSTDTAERAGLLHGRAAEARR